The following are from one region of the Rosistilla carotiformis genome:
- a CDS encoding alpha/beta hydrolase family protein, whose protein sequence is MRARITSIVWLVAVCGAGLAAGSNGDLITPAMEDGSPAAGRRVRQVAAEYAGTNVHHALYLPVDWKPGGRYPVIVEYTGNKFPPSHSTGQVKDANLGYGISGGEGFIWVVMPCVAVGGEENAVTWWGDRQATVDYCKTNLPRVCAEFGGDLENLFVCGFSRGAIAASYIGLADDEIASFWKGMFTHDHFDGERQWNYPDSDRESALQRLARLRGRPVLVSSTRASAIRDNYLIDHRDLAAFTFLDVPTKQLFAIPEGPYRHPHMDLWMHRESRYRQQARQWLQLALQ, encoded by the coding sequence TTGCGTGCACGGATTACGTCCATCGTTTGGCTCGTCGCGGTCTGCGGTGCCGGCTTGGCAGCGGGATCAAACGGCGATCTGATCACTCCTGCGATGGAAGACGGTTCACCCGCGGCTGGTAGACGAGTCCGCCAAGTCGCCGCGGAATATGCTGGCACAAACGTCCATCACGCGTTGTACCTGCCCGTCGATTGGAAGCCCGGCGGCCGATATCCGGTGATCGTCGAATACACCGGCAACAAATTCCCGCCGTCGCATTCCACCGGGCAAGTGAAAGATGCGAACCTCGGATATGGGATCAGCGGTGGCGAAGGATTCATCTGGGTAGTCATGCCCTGCGTCGCAGTCGGCGGGGAAGAGAACGCGGTGACCTGGTGGGGCGATCGCCAAGCGACGGTCGACTACTGCAAGACGAACCTGCCTCGAGTGTGCGCTGAATTCGGCGGCGACCTCGAGAATCTGTTTGTCTGCGGATTCTCACGCGGCGCGATCGCGGCTAGCTACATCGGACTCGCCGATGATGAAATCGCCAGCTTCTGGAAAGGGATGTTCACCCACGACCACTTTGACGGCGAGCGGCAATGGAATTATCCCGACAGCGACCGCGAATCGGCGCTGCAGCGATTGGCCCGCCTCCGCGGCCGCCCCGTTTTAGTCAGCAGCACGCGGGCCAGCGCGATCCGCGACAACTACTTGATCGATCATCGCGATCTAGCGGCGTTCACGTTCCTCGACGTGCCGACCAAACAATTGTTCGCGATCCCCGAAGGTCCCTATCGGCATCCACACATGGACCTTTGGATGCACCGCGAGAGTCGCTATCGGCAGCAGGCCCGCCAATGGCTGCAGCTCGCACTGCAGTAG
- a CDS encoding polysaccharide biosynthesis/export family protein: MRKQYASNGTDSIFMKSVAPLSLYFITLTSVFGCSSTANYQAASLPQDLAAPQTVNAKKIDMTALAGSVQPSDRLTPGDAVIVTFATGIETDKPPEWTIRVAEDGSLNVPLVGPVPVAGMRLTDAEKLLAFESVRRGVYVSPNVTLRIEQRRSNQVTVLGAVNKPQTYELPVGGSDLMTAISMAEGFSETANTVAQIRHPPGTGARLASIAQTQQVSYPNGVVPPPVPDQFEMDLLRLNEVPESHLQLVDGSVVMIYEKPERFVNVTGLVRQSDMIVMPKDGDMRLMDAISQAGGLSESLANKVKIIRKRPDDSEVVIEASIRDAKKGGPANIRLAPNDLVSIEETPLTYTLGTIKTFIRFGFSSAVPGI, from the coding sequence GTGCGGAAGCAGTATGCATCCAATGGAACGGACTCCATTTTCATGAAATCAGTGGCTCCCCTATCGTTGTACTTCATCACGTTGACCAGCGTATTCGGCTGCAGCTCGACCGCAAACTACCAAGCGGCCAGTCTGCCACAAGATCTTGCCGCGCCGCAAACTGTCAACGCAAAGAAGATTGACATGACGGCGCTGGCCGGCTCGGTTCAGCCTTCCGATCGCTTGACCCCAGGCGATGCGGTGATTGTTACGTTTGCAACAGGCATTGAAACGGACAAACCACCCGAGTGGACGATTCGAGTCGCGGAAGACGGCTCTTTGAATGTGCCCTTGGTGGGCCCGGTTCCCGTAGCCGGGATGCGGCTTACCGATGCGGAAAAATTGCTTGCTTTCGAATCGGTCCGACGAGGCGTTTACGTATCCCCGAACGTAACGTTGCGGATTGAACAGCGGCGGTCCAATCAGGTCACGGTACTCGGTGCGGTCAACAAACCCCAAACCTATGAATTGCCTGTGGGCGGTAGCGATTTGATGACCGCCATTAGTATGGCCGAGGGCTTTTCGGAAACAGCTAATACGGTCGCGCAAATCAGGCATCCCCCTGGAACGGGGGCGAGGTTGGCTTCGATCGCGCAAACCCAACAGGTATCGTATCCAAACGGGGTGGTACCGCCGCCGGTGCCCGATCAGTTTGAAATGGATCTTTTGCGATTGAATGAGGTTCCCGAAAGTCATTTGCAATTGGTGGACGGCAGTGTCGTGATGATTTACGAAAAGCCGGAACGGTTTGTGAATGTGACCGGGCTCGTACGACAATCCGATATGATTGTGATGCCCAAGGATGGCGATATGCGTCTGATGGATGCCATCAGCCAGGCGGGGGGACTCAGCGAATCCCTAGCGAACAAGGTGAAGATCATCCGAAAGCGGCCCGATGATTCGGAGGTGGTTATCGAAGCGTCGATTCGAGACGCAAAGAAGGGGGGGCCGGCAAATATTCGTCTCGCCCCTAATGATCTTGTCAGTATCGAAGAGACCCCGCTTACCTATACGCTGGGTACAATCAAGACATTCATTCGCTTCGGTTTCAGTTCCGCAGTCCCAGGTATTTAG
- a CDS encoding EF-hand domain-containing protein, with amino-acid sequence MFSRQARIGSLVCLLAIIASDGWSQPPFGRGDRGDRGGDRGDRGGDRGDRGGDRGGRGGRGGFDPSSFIDRLDRNGNGMIDTDEMEGPAKFMLDRMARDNPKIDTSKPISLDSLKQGFEKMRGQRDSGRDSDRDRDRGRDRDAERREVEEAMELDLLVMGFDVEKPAEPVPGFGSAGELFAVRVTPADERTATERMGRYDRNKNGYLDKEEMSGNWFGNPLDFDRNGDGRLSPAELAVRYARRRVTEEEVKEERSRREARREPEKKPTSEEDPFGGRKSYRRMVAESDAGLPGWFNERDRDQDGQVMMAEYASVWNDDLIHDFFKFDLNSDGVITAAECYSAVESGASPGSSVSSSSSASVRSESAMTSTTSKPAASATPSAAGSDATLDPKYVGYAKRIIERSDKNKDGVLTAAEWKDMLLDISPADANKDARITVEEYATWLKAKSTR; translated from the coding sequence ATGTTCTCTCGACAAGCTCGCATCGGTTCGCTGGTTTGCTTGCTCGCCATCATCGCGTCCGACGGATGGTCGCAACCGCCGTTTGGTCGAGGGGACCGCGGCGATCGTGGGGGAGACCGCGGGGATCGTGGGGGAGACCGCGGGGATCGTGGGGGGGACCGCGGCGGGCGTGGTGGCCGCGGCGGGTTCGATCCTTCCAGCTTCATCGATCGGCTCGATCGCAACGGCAATGGGATGATCGATACCGATGAAATGGAGGGCCCAGCCAAATTCATGCTCGACCGGATGGCTCGTGACAATCCCAAGATCGATACGTCGAAGCCGATTTCGTTGGACTCGTTGAAACAGGGATTCGAAAAAATGCGCGGGCAGCGTGATTCGGGGCGCGACAGCGATCGAGACCGTGACCGCGGAAGAGACCGCGACGCAGAACGCCGCGAAGTCGAAGAGGCGATGGAACTCGACCTCTTGGTGATGGGGTTTGACGTCGAAAAGCCAGCGGAGCCCGTACCGGGATTTGGCAGCGCGGGGGAATTGTTTGCCGTCCGCGTGACGCCCGCCGATGAACGGACGGCGACCGAACGAATGGGACGCTACGATCGCAATAAAAATGGCTATCTCGACAAAGAGGAAATGAGCGGAAATTGGTTCGGTAATCCGTTGGACTTTGACCGCAACGGGGACGGTCGACTGTCCCCCGCCGAATTGGCTGTCCGATACGCGCGCCGCCGAGTGACCGAGGAGGAGGTGAAGGAGGAACGTAGCCGCCGTGAAGCACGGCGCGAACCAGAAAAGAAACCTACCAGCGAAGAAGATCCGTTTGGTGGCCGGAAATCCTATCGCCGTATGGTCGCCGAATCCGATGCCGGCCTACCTGGCTGGTTCAATGAGCGTGATCGCGACCAGGATGGCCAAGTAATGATGGCCGAATACGCTTCGGTCTGGAACGACGATCTGATCCACGACTTCTTTAAATTCGACCTCAATTCCGACGGTGTGATTACCGCTGCGGAATGTTACAGCGCCGTCGAATCGGGAGCGTCGCCGGGGAGCAGCGTTTCCAGCAGTTCTAGCGCGTCGGTCCGTTCGGAATCCGCGATGACGTCGACCACCAGCAAACCCGCTGCTTCGGCAACGCCCTCGGCAGCAGGTTCCGATGCGACATTGGATCCCAAATATGTCGGCTATGCCAAACGGATCATCGAACGCAGCGACAAGAACAAAGACGGCGTCCTGACAGCGGCGGAATGGAAGGACATGCTGTTGGACATCTCCCCCGCAGACGCCAACAAAGACGCCCGGATCACCGTCGAAGAATATGCCACCTGGTTGAAGGCGAAGTCGACGCGTTAG
- a CDS encoding TlpA disulfide reductase family protein: MYKSCFERTAVSLIGLGFFAGSLLAADPSAKDALSDAISPVQKNVEYARVKADEIPDCRVQSTKEPGWAGWYVLSPAGDKLRRFADTNNDKQIDLWCYYLGGVEVYRDIDSDFNGKADQYRWLGTAGSRWGIDKDEDGTVDTWKVISAEESTQELVHAIATKDSQRFARLLLSSAELGKLNLSDELSGRLGRKLNDAKSGFDAMVRKQTAIGAGAKWQHFIASQPGAVTQVVSNDSDQDLLVYENVVAMFEGDVPGKGGQLYVGTLVRVGNAWRVIDVPQLLDNSEGVAQTAGLFFSAPGAVPNLPAENAAGNESMQKLVAQMEAIEEKLRLAKSDADKASLHDDQAKVLEALISNARDANEASMWIRQMAETISAAIHGGEFEGGLARLDRLRRSIPGANKDLAAFVTFEYINADYGLKLQKPEADFAKIQEQKIKALTDFVAEYPTADESAKAMMDLALSKEFENEDKAAVAWYGKVIANFASSPEAQKAQGAIRRLDAIGNTLPLKGTTIDGRAFDLSRYRGRPVVIHYWATWCETCKQDMKLYRKLQAQYAGENVEFIGINVDTVKASAQDYLRENASVVNWPQLFDEGGLESSPLANILGVQTLPTTIVIDKQGKIAKTNVIATELEDEIKSIVR; the protein is encoded by the coding sequence ATGTATAAGAGTTGTTTTGAGAGGACGGCAGTGTCGTTGATCGGCTTGGGTTTTTTTGCCGGGAGCCTGCTGGCCGCAGATCCCAGCGCCAAAGACGCTTTAAGCGATGCGATTTCGCCGGTTCAGAAGAATGTCGAATACGCGCGCGTCAAAGCGGATGAGATTCCCGATTGCCGCGTGCAAAGCACCAAAGAGCCGGGTTGGGCGGGATGGTACGTGCTGAGCCCGGCCGGAGATAAGCTGCGTCGGTTCGCGGATACTAATAATGACAAGCAGATCGATCTATGGTGCTATTACCTTGGTGGAGTCGAGGTCTATCGCGATATCGATTCCGATTTTAACGGCAAAGCCGACCAATATCGCTGGTTGGGAACCGCCGGGTCGCGTTGGGGGATCGATAAAGATGAAGACGGTACGGTCGACACTTGGAAGGTGATTTCCGCGGAAGAGTCGACGCAAGAATTGGTTCATGCGATTGCCACCAAAGATTCGCAGCGGTTTGCCCGTCTTCTCTTGAGTTCGGCGGAGCTGGGGAAACTGAATCTGTCCGACGAACTGTCTGGCCGCTTGGGGCGGAAGCTGAACGATGCAAAGTCGGGCTTCGATGCTATGGTCCGAAAGCAGACGGCAATCGGTGCAGGGGCCAAGTGGCAACACTTTATTGCGTCACAGCCTGGCGCGGTAACTCAAGTGGTCAGCAACGACTCGGACCAGGATCTGTTGGTCTATGAAAACGTCGTGGCAATGTTTGAAGGGGATGTCCCGGGGAAAGGAGGCCAGTTATATGTTGGAACCTTGGTCCGGGTCGGCAATGCTTGGCGGGTGATCGATGTTCCTCAATTGCTGGACAATAGCGAAGGCGTTGCTCAGACCGCGGGTTTGTTCTTCTCTGCACCGGGGGCGGTCCCCAATCTTCCCGCCGAAAACGCCGCCGGCAATGAAAGTATGCAAAAATTGGTCGCTCAGATGGAAGCGATCGAAGAAAAGCTGCGTCTGGCCAAATCGGATGCGGATAAAGCCAGCCTGCACGATGACCAGGCGAAGGTTTTAGAAGCGTTGATTTCCAACGCGCGCGATGCCAATGAGGCATCGATGTGGATTCGACAGATGGCCGAGACCATCAGCGCTGCGATTCACGGCGGAGAATTCGAGGGCGGGCTGGCCCGATTGGATCGGCTCCGTCGCTCGATTCCCGGTGCCAACAAGGATTTGGCGGCTTTCGTTACGTTCGAATACATCAATGCAGACTATGGCCTGAAGCTGCAAAAGCCAGAAGCGGATTTTGCCAAGATCCAAGAACAGAAGATTAAGGCGCTGACCGATTTTGTTGCCGAGTATCCCACTGCCGACGAATCGGCCAAAGCGATGATGGATCTGGCCCTCAGCAAAGAGTTTGAGAACGAAGACAAGGCGGCGGTCGCTTGGTACGGCAAGGTGATTGCTAACTTTGCTTCCTCACCCGAGGCCCAGAAAGCGCAAGGTGCGATTCGCCGATTGGACGCGATCGGCAATACCTTGCCGTTAAAAGGGACAACGATCGACGGTCGCGCTTTTGATCTGAGCCGTTATCGTGGTCGCCCCGTCGTGATCCATTATTGGGCAACGTGGTGCGAAACGTGTAAGCAGGACATGAAACTGTATCGCAAGCTCCAGGCGCAGTACGCCGGCGAGAACGTAGAGTTCATCGGGATCAACGTCGATACCGTCAAGGCTTCCGCCCAGGATTACCTTCGCGAAAACGCATCGGTCGTGAATTGGCCGCAGTTGTTCGACGAAGGGGGACTCGAATCGAGCCCGTTGGCGAACATTTTGGGCGTACAAACGTTGCCGACGACTATCGTGATCGACAAGCAGGGCAAAATTGCCAAAACAAATGTGATCGCGACCGAATTGGAAGACGAAATCAAGAGTATCGTTCGCTGA
- a CDS encoding aminotransferase class III-fold pyridoxal phosphate-dependent enzyme has protein sequence MDRLDPGFTHVENTLSTLLRERTGYEIADLDRDATFMELGFDSLFLIQLSQEIKQRFSVKVSFRQLIEEVTSVDALIAHLVDQMPAPAAVPAPETPAPVTAPAVAEPVVEPTPQPEPVATPAAPVVEVQPAAPTAPVVAAVAPPQPATAMIPAPPQPLPAATITPIAAPAATVTYSGPVASVSGVEQIILQHNALMASHLAMLTGQPMPASPVMPAAAAMPASQPVAQPIAAALAIPAPSSVAVDAGASQSCASNNGQSCVGDASAAIAPAPKPVNKFERFGPYKPVRKGTNNGLTDQQQQHLNQFMDRFTRRTAKSRQHAQTHRDHFADPRGVAGYRRIWKSMVYQIAVERSKGSKLWDIDGNQYVDIAMGFGLNLFGQSPDFVTKALHEQLDRGVEVGPQSAIAGEVAQLLCDFSRKERATFCCTGSEAVMAALRLARTVTGKSKFVYFNKDYHGNFDQVLCRSSRIGDRRISSPAAPGVPQTFADNAIVLDYGTPEALQVIEQRSDEIAAVLIEPVQSADPFLQPKEFLQAIRRITREKNMAMIMDEVITGFRAAQGGAQEWFDVWADMSTYGKILGGGMPIGALAGSRKYMDALDGGTWKFEDDSEPEADMTFFAGTFVRHPLGLAAAHQVLMKLKEEGPALQRQLTDKTTRLVQTLNAFFEREQFPIRVAQFASQFRFMFPPDLEYADMLYFHMLDRGVFTRGWGDNCFLSTEHSDEDIAHVINAVQESCLEIRRGGFFPDPVAASDVCESDEKKKSIATQASSVALPAVSSPASDSWISTLVEIQPEGDRTPLFCTPAADGLTMIYHALADHLGEDQPLYGLNSPGVLGLPIADTLEEFAAGLVREIREVQPHGPYLLAGYCSGGTVALEIAQQLTAAGEQVAMLAMIETYNWMTAPSTNPTTATKLSYGRQRVEFHLRNFLLLNSQEKRLFLSSKLHSLGVRTKVWRGSIARMFSKKKPRRIGATVNMADLWRQHDAICEAYVPKPYPGRIVHFRPRRDYKCHLGTELEAVEGAEYHRMEAYPAGLMVDPFVRQLAVKIEQSIDEGLAMLQPPRSAPAPEYAAIGQQ, from the coding sequence ATGGATCGACTTGACCCCGGTTTTACCCACGTTGAAAACACGCTTTCGACACTGCTGCGCGAGCGGACCGGTTATGAAATCGCAGATCTCGATCGCGACGCGACCTTCATGGAACTCGGCTTCGATTCGTTGTTCCTGATCCAATTGAGCCAAGAGATCAAGCAGCGGTTTTCGGTCAAGGTCTCGTTCCGCCAGTTGATCGAAGAGGTCACGTCGGTCGATGCGTTGATCGCCCACTTGGTCGATCAAATGCCTGCCCCCGCAGCAGTTCCCGCTCCCGAAACGCCGGCACCCGTCACCGCCCCTGCCGTCGCAGAACCAGTCGTGGAACCAACGCCACAACCGGAACCTGTGGCGACACCGGCAGCCCCGGTGGTCGAAGTACAACCAGCCGCGCCGACGGCTCCTGTGGTTGCCGCGGTAGCGCCGCCGCAACCTGCCACGGCGATGATCCCAGCGCCCCCGCAACCGTTGCCAGCCGCAACGATCACGCCGATCGCAGCCCCTGCCGCAACGGTCACCTACAGCGGCCCCGTGGCCAGCGTCAGCGGAGTCGAACAGATCATCCTACAACACAACGCATTGATGGCTTCGCATTTGGCGATGCTGACCGGTCAACCGATGCCAGCCAGCCCCGTGATGCCGGCGGCAGCAGCGATGCCAGCGTCACAACCTGTTGCACAACCGATCGCCGCCGCACTGGCAATCCCTGCTCCATCGTCAGTCGCCGTCGACGCCGGTGCCAGCCAAAGCTGCGCGTCTAACAACGGGCAATCTTGCGTTGGCGACGCTTCCGCGGCGATCGCCCCGGCTCCCAAGCCTGTCAACAAATTCGAACGCTTTGGTCCCTACAAACCGGTTCGCAAAGGGACCAACAACGGTTTGACCGACCAACAGCAACAGCACCTGAATCAATTCATGGACCGCTTCACGCGGCGGACCGCCAAATCGCGTCAGCACGCTCAAACGCACCGCGACCACTTTGCCGATCCACGCGGCGTGGCGGGATACCGCCGGATTTGGAAGTCGATGGTCTATCAGATCGCTGTCGAACGCTCCAAGGGTTCCAAGCTGTGGGACATCGACGGCAACCAATACGTCGACATCGCGATGGGCTTCGGATTGAACCTGTTCGGCCAATCCCCCGACTTCGTCACCAAAGCGTTGCACGAACAATTGGATCGTGGAGTGGAAGTTGGCCCGCAGTCGGCGATCGCTGGCGAAGTCGCTCAATTGTTGTGCGACTTCTCGCGAAAAGAACGCGCCACGTTCTGCTGCACCGGCTCCGAAGCGGTCATGGCGGCGCTGCGATTGGCCCGGACGGTGACCGGCAAATCGAAGTTCGTCTACTTTAATAAGGACTACCACGGCAACTTCGACCAAGTCTTATGTCGATCCAGCCGAATCGGCGATCGCCGAATCTCCTCCCCCGCCGCTCCCGGTGTCCCTCAAACTTTTGCCGACAACGCGATCGTGCTGGATTACGGAACGCCCGAAGCCCTGCAGGTGATCGAGCAGCGATCCGATGAGATCGCCGCGGTCCTGATCGAACCGGTCCAAAGTGCCGATCCGTTTTTGCAGCCGAAGGAATTCCTGCAAGCGATTCGCCGGATCACTCGCGAAAAGAACATGGCGATGATCATGGATGAAGTGATCACCGGATTCCGAGCCGCTCAAGGAGGAGCTCAAGAATGGTTCGATGTCTGGGCCGACATGTCGACCTACGGCAAGATCCTCGGCGGCGGAATGCCGATCGGCGCGTTGGCCGGTTCGCGAAAATACATGGATGCCCTGGATGGCGGCACGTGGAAGTTCGAAGACGATTCGGAACCCGAAGCCGACATGACCTTCTTCGCCGGCACGTTTGTCCGGCACCCGCTGGGCTTGGCTGCGGCGCATCAGGTGCTGATGAAGCTAAAAGAGGAAGGGCCCGCACTGCAGCGACAACTGACCGACAAGACGACGCGTCTGGTGCAAACGCTAAACGCATTTTTTGAGCGAGAACAGTTCCCGATCCGCGTCGCTCAATTCGCTTCTCAGTTCCGATTCATGTTCCCGCCCGATCTGGAATACGCCGACATGTTGTATTTCCACATGTTGGATCGCGGCGTCTTCACTCGCGGTTGGGGAGACAATTGTTTCCTCTCGACCGAACATTCCGATGAAGACATCGCGCACGTGATCAATGCGGTTCAGGAGAGCTGCTTGGAGATCCGCCGCGGCGGTTTCTTCCCCGATCCCGTTGCCGCGTCGGACGTTTGCGAGTCCGACGAAAAAAAAAAGTCGATAGCGACGCAGGCTAGCAGCGTCGCTTTACCAGCGGTCAGCTCGCCCGCCAGTGATTCTTGGATCTCGACGCTCGTCGAGATCCAGCCCGAAGGGGATCGCACCCCGCTGTTCTGCACTCCCGCCGCCGATGGATTGACGATGATCTACCACGCGTTGGCCGATCATTTGGGAGAAGACCAGCCGCTGTATGGACTCAATTCGCCCGGCGTCTTGGGGCTGCCGATCGCCGATACGTTGGAAGAGTTTGCCGCCGGATTGGTGCGGGAAATTCGCGAAGTCCAACCGCACGGGCCCTATCTATTGGCCGGCTATTGTTCTGGCGGCACTGTTGCGCTTGAAATCGCCCAACAATTGACCGCCGCTGGCGAACAGGTCGCGATGCTCGCAATGATCGAGACCTACAACTGGATGACCGCTCCATCGACCAATCCGACCACGGCGACGAAACTCAGCTACGGCCGCCAACGCGTTGAGTTCCATTTGCGGAACTTCCTGCTGCTGAATTCGCAGGAAAAACGGCTGTTCCTGTCGTCCAAGCTCCATTCGCTGGGCGTCCGCACCAAGGTTTGGCGGGGTTCGATCGCTCGAATGTTCTCGAAAAAGAAACCGCGGCGGATCGGGGCGACCGTCAACATGGCCGATCTGTGGCGACAGCACGACGCGATTTGCGAGGCGTATGTTCCCAAGCCCTACCCGGGGCGGATCGTCCATTTCCGGCCCCGCCGCGACTACAAATGCCATCTTGGGACGGAATTGGAAGCTGTCGAAGGAGCGGAATACCATCGCATGGAAGCCTATCCGGCCGGCCTGATGGTCGATCCGTTCGTGCGGCAATTGGCCGTGAAAATCGAGCAATCGATCGACGAAGGACTCGCGATGCTGCAACCGCCGCGAAGCGCACCCGCTCCCGAATATGCAGCCATCGGCCAGCAATAG